Proteins from a genomic interval of Tenacibaculum sp. SZ-18:
- a CDS encoding P-loop ATPase, Sll1717 family: MELIEIQKLIRYIEENTRADKVSGIKFIDPRNFKSKIQGKQNYVVFGRRGAGKSTLLKTLISQRENFSIYVNLEDYKDITFPNIIIKVLVRFFEGSIKKLDKDISFWQFKKWKGKIRLKKNLKKLVVYLNKKIASPDSIDERRKYKTTQQDAGNISGKALDIGVALSSSESAESEIEHQWKIDKLNELKTSIDNIKDLIQGISELTDKQIILVLDDFYFIPKTIQPYLIDYFHRLSKSNDFYLKVGTVKHRTNLYKQSRESYIGMELNADVYDIDLDYTLDKWNELKRFMRDLLESAISSSQAKVNINDIFNEQGFDQLCIASGGVPRDFLVLFIKCCSTLNESSNRINVPNVREVAIENYTNKKNALEKDSLEETNILENIMSFIRDKVFTEKRTNVFLIENGSLEQNVSVKTIIKELIDLRFVHIIDNNTSAAPSDGKRYSAYLLDVSLYTNGRPRNFKEIEPDTKRRRDDIRSSPRITVLSLSEIIKKGVHNE; encoded by the coding sequence ATGGAACTGATTGAAATTCAGAAATTAATTAGATACATAGAAGAAAATACTAGAGCCGATAAAGTTTCAGGAATAAAATTTATTGACCCAAGAAATTTTAAATCTAAAATTCAAGGAAAGCAGAATTATGTTGTATTTGGAAGAAGAGGAGCAGGAAAAAGCACTTTATTAAAAACACTTATTTCTCAGAGAGAAAATTTTTCAATCTATGTAAATTTGGAGGATTATAAGGATATTACGTTTCCAAATATTATTATTAAAGTTCTTGTAAGATTTTTTGAAGGTTCTATAAAAAAGCTAGATAAAGATATTTCTTTTTGGCAATTCAAAAAATGGAAAGGAAAAATAAGGTTGAAGAAAAATCTAAAAAAACTAGTTGTTTATTTAAATAAGAAGATTGCTAGTCCAGACTCCATTGATGAAAGAAGAAAATATAAAACAACACAACAAGATGCTGGAAATATCAGTGGTAAAGCTTTAGATATTGGAGTCGCACTTTCTTCTTCTGAGTCAGCTGAAAGTGAGATTGAACATCAATGGAAAATTGATAAACTAAATGAGTTAAAAACTTCCATCGACAATATTAAGGACTTAATACAAGGAATATCAGAACTAACTGACAAGCAAATAATATTGGTTCTAGATGACTTTTACTTTATTCCCAAAACGATACAACCATATCTGATAGATTATTTCCATCGATTATCTAAATCCAATGATTTCTATTTAAAAGTAGGAACCGTTAAACATAGAACCAATCTTTATAAACAGTCAAGGGAAAGCTATATTGGTATGGAGTTGAATGCTGATGTTTATGATATTGATTTAGATTATACACTTGATAAATGGAATGAATTAAAAAGATTTATGAGAGATTTACTAGAATCTGCAATTAGTTCTTCCCAAGCAAAGGTTAATATTAACGATATATTTAATGAACAAGGATTTGATCAACTGTGTATTGCATCAGGAGGTGTACCAAGAGATTTCCTTGTTTTATTTATTAAGTGTTGTTCTACTCTTAATGAAAGTTCAAATAGAATTAATGTTCCTAATGTTCGTGAAGTAGCGATTGAAAACTACACAAACAAAAAGAACGCACTTGAAAAGGACTCTCTCGAGGAGACGAATATTCTAGAGAATATAATGTCATTTATTCGGGATAAAGTTTTTACTGAAAAACGTACAAACGTATTTCTAATCGAGAATGGTAGTCTGGAACAGAATGTATCTGTAAAGACAATAATTAAAGAATTAATAGATCTTAGGTTTGTTCATATTATTGATAACAATACTAGTGCTGCACCATCGGATGGTAAGAGATACTCTGCTTATTTACTTGATGTAAGTTTATATACTAATGGACGTCCGAGAAACTTCAAAGAAATCGAACCTGATACTAAGAGAAGAAGGGATGATATAAGAAGTTCACCAAGAATTACAGTATTAAGTCTGAGTGAAATAATAAAAAAAGGCGTGCATAACGAGTAA
- the mfd gene encoding transcription-repair coupling factor — MSKQTIVNYYQNATKVALVQQALQQEKHHFQLSNLVGSSLSFVISETFKTVDKPYLFICNDKEEAAYYLNDLEQLLGEKNVLFYPGSYRRPYQIEETDNANVLLRSEVLNRINSRKKPAIIVTYPTALFEKVVTKKELEKNTLKVTKGENLSLDFINEVLFEYNFNRVDFVTEPGEFSVRGGIVDVFSFSNDEPYRIEFFGDEVDSIRTFDVETQLSKEKFSKVSIMPNVENKALQESRESFLKYISSKTVLLVKNKDLLTGNLDKFFRKAEVEFEKLSKEVQHSKPSELFCNGTTIESQLSDFNIGFLDKTDCEQKIEFAVRSQPSFNKQFDLLIEDLNVHHSKGYANYIFCANEKQAQRFHDIFDDADEEVHYETVVFPIYQGFIDEDQKIVCYTDHQIFERYHKFRLKNGYAKKQSITLKELTNLEKGDYVTHIDHGVGRFAGLQKIDVDGKKQEAIKLIYGDRDILYVSIHSLHKISKFNGKDGKAPKIFKLGSNAWKKIKQKTKTRVKEIAFNLIQLYAKRKLEKGFAFGPDTHMQHELEASFLFEDTPDQFSATQDVKADMEKDQPMDRLVCGDVGFGKTEVAIRAAFKAVDNGKQVAVLVPTTILAFQHFKTFSERLKHFPVQIDYLNRFRTAKQKRGVLEGISDGSVDIVIGTHQLTNKNVQFKDLGLLIIDEEQKFGVAAKDKLKTIKENVDTLTLTATPIPRTLQFSLMAARDLSVIKTPPPNRHPVETNVVRLSEEIMRDAISYEISRGGQVFFIHNRIENIKEVAGMLQRLVPAAKIGIGHGQMEGKKLEELMLAFMNGEFDVLVSTTIIESGLDVPNANTIFINNANNFGLSDLHQMRGRVGRSNKKAFCYFITPPYHMMTEEARKRIQALEMFSELGSGLNIAMKDLEIRGAGDLLGGEQSGFINDIGFDTYQKILKEAIEELKENEFKDLYPVDENAGPKEYVKEVQIDTDFEILFPDDYVNNISERLNLYKQLSDLNEEEELQTFEKNIIDRFGEFPTQVQDLLDSVRIKWLAKSLGLEKVILKQKRLVGYFVSDQQSDFYQTEAFTRMLKYVQQNSKSCVMKEKQTKKGLRLLITFIKIDSVKKALTTLEKI; from the coding sequence TTGAGTAAGCAAACCATTGTAAACTACTACCAAAATGCTACAAAGGTAGCTTTGGTACAACAGGCGCTACAACAAGAGAAACACCATTTTCAACTTTCGAATTTGGTCGGCTCTTCGTTGTCTTTTGTCATATCCGAAACTTTTAAAACTGTTGATAAACCCTACTTGTTTATTTGTAACGATAAAGAAGAAGCGGCCTATTATTTAAACGACCTTGAGCAATTACTTGGAGAGAAAAATGTACTGTTTTATCCCGGTTCGTATCGTCGTCCCTATCAAATAGAAGAAACCGACAATGCCAATGTATTATTGCGTTCGGAAGTACTCAACCGAATCAATTCTCGTAAAAAACCAGCGATAATTGTTACCTATCCAACAGCACTTTTTGAAAAAGTAGTGACGAAAAAAGAGCTGGAGAAAAACACATTAAAAGTTACCAAAGGAGAAAATTTATCACTTGATTTTATCAACGAAGTGTTATTCGAGTACAATTTCAATCGTGTAGATTTTGTTACCGAACCTGGAGAGTTTTCGGTACGTGGAGGAATTGTAGATGTGTTTTCGTTTTCAAATGATGAACCTTACAGAATTGAGTTTTTTGGTGATGAGGTAGACAGCATCCGAACATTCGATGTAGAAACACAATTGTCAAAAGAGAAATTCTCGAAAGTGAGTATTATGCCAAATGTTGAAAACAAGGCATTGCAAGAATCAAGAGAAAGTTTCTTGAAATACATTTCTTCAAAAACGGTACTGCTTGTAAAAAACAAAGATTTACTCACTGGAAATCTCGATAAATTTTTCCGCAAAGCGGAAGTAGAATTTGAAAAACTGTCGAAAGAAGTTCAGCATTCAAAACCATCAGAATTGTTTTGTAACGGAACTACTATTGAAAGTCAGTTGTCTGATTTTAATATCGGGTTTTTAGATAAAACAGATTGCGAGCAAAAGATTGAATTCGCGGTTCGCTCCCAGCCTTCTTTTAACAAACAATTCGATTTGTTAATTGAAGATTTAAATGTGCATCACAGCAAAGGATACGCGAACTATATTTTCTGTGCGAATGAAAAACAAGCACAACGTTTCCATGATATTTTTGATGACGCCGATGAAGAGGTTCATTATGAAACGGTGGTTTTCCCAATTTATCAAGGATTTATAGATGAAGATCAGAAGATTGTATGTTATACCGATCATCAAATCTTTGAGCGTTATCACAAATTCCGATTAAAAAATGGCTACGCCAAAAAGCAATCCATCACGCTAAAGGAACTAACCAATCTTGAAAAAGGCGATTATGTAACGCATATCGATCACGGAGTTGGACGCTTTGCTGGATTACAAAAAATTGATGTTGACGGAAAGAAACAAGAAGCAATTAAGTTAATCTATGGCGATCGCGATATTTTGTACGTGAGTATTCACTCTTTACACAAAATTTCGAAGTTCAATGGAAAAGATGGAAAGGCTCCAAAAATATTTAAGTTAGGTTCAAATGCTTGGAAGAAAATCAAGCAGAAAACCAAAACTCGAGTTAAAGAAATTGCCTTTAACTTAATTCAATTATACGCAAAACGTAAGTTAGAAAAAGGATTTGCTTTTGGTCCAGATACGCATATGCAACATGAGTTGGAAGCAAGTTTCTTATTCGAAGATACTCCAGATCAATTTTCAGCAACGCAAGATGTAAAAGCTGATATGGAAAAAGATCAACCGATGGATCGCTTGGTTTGTGGAGATGTTGGTTTCGGAAAAACAGAAGTTGCCATTCGTGCCGCATTTAAAGCCGTTGACAACGGAAAACAAGTTGCTGTTTTGGTTCCAACAACAATATTAGCTTTTCAGCATTTTAAGACATTTTCAGAACGTTTAAAGCATTTTCCTGTACAAATCGATTACCTGAACCGTTTCAGAACTGCAAAACAAAAGAGAGGTGTTTTAGAAGGGATTTCAGACGGATCTGTAGATATTGTAATTGGAACGCATCAGTTAACCAACAAAAATGTTCAGTTTAAAGATTTAGGATTACTAATTATTGATGAAGAACAGAAGTTTGGAGTTGCCGCAAAAGATAAGTTGAAAACCATCAAGGAAAATGTAGATACCTTAACCTTAACGGCTACGCCAATTCCAAGAACATTACAGTTCAGCTTAATGGCTGCTCGTGATTTATCTGTGATTAAAACGCCACCACCAAACCGTCATCCGGTAGAAACAAATGTGGTGCGATTGTCTGAAGAAATTATGCGTGACGCAATTTCGTATGAAATTTCACGTGGAGGTCAGGTTTTCTTTATTCACAACCGAATTGAAAACATTAAAGAAGTAGCTGGAATGTTACAACGTTTGGTTCCTGCTGCAAAAATTGGAATCGGACACGGACAAATGGAAGGGAAAAAGTTAGAGGAATTAATGCTAGCTTTTATGAACGGCGAGTTTGATGTATTGGTTTCTACCACGATTATTGAAAGTGGATTGGACGTGCCAAATGCGAATACAATTTTCATTAACAATGCCAATAACTTCGGATTATCAGATTTACACCAAATGCGTGGTCGTGTAGGTCGATCGAATAAAAAAGCATTTTGTTACTTCATTACGCCTCCGTATCATATGATGACGGAAGAAGCGCGTAAACGTATTCAAGCTTTAGAAATGTTCTCTGAATTAGGAAGTGGATTAAACATTGCCATGAAAGATTTAGAAATTCGTGGTGCTGGAGATTTATTAGGTGGAGAACAAAGCGGATTTATCAATGATATTGGTTTTGATACGTATCAGAAAATCTTAAAAGAAGCCATTGAAGAACTGAAAGAAAACGAGTTCAAAGATTTATATCCAGTGGACGAAAATGCTGGTCCGAAAGAGTATGTAAAAGAAGTTCAAATTGATACTGATTTTGAAATTCTATTCCCGGATGATTATGTTAATAATATCTCAGAACGTTTGAATTTATATAAGCAATTGAGTGATTTAAATGAGGAAGAAGAATTACAAACATTCGAGAAAAATATCATTGATCGTTTTGGAGAATTCCCAACACAGGTACAAGATTTACTAGATTCTGTCCGAATTAAATGGTTAGCAAAATCATTAGGGTTAGAGAAAGTAATTTTAAAGCAAAAACGTTTGGTAGGATATTTTGTGTCAGATCAACAATCGGACTTTTATCAAACCGAAGCATTTACAAGAATGTTGAAATATGTACAGCAAAATTCGAAAAGCTGTGTAATGAAGGAAAAACAAACCAAAAAAGGATTACGATTGTTAATCACATTTATAAAAATTGATTCCGTTAAAAAGGCACTAACTACTTTAGAGAAAATTTAA
- a CDS encoding amidohydrolase, with protein sequence MVHNEKDLIPIKNVILTLSLIVAFHFTKAQTLQDIGGNFQASPLVSIYTAKEIITMNPEKPKTQAVAVVNGKVLATGTVKELQDLVGNQPIRIDNTFSDKVIVPGFIAQHDHPVLAALTMASEILSIEDWVLPSGTVKAVKDKPDFMKRMEMADKKLLDQDEPLISWGYHPSFFGSLTKSDLDKISKTRPILVWMRSCHEIVMNTKALTLYQVNQEFIKTWGETPQRQSNLNDGRFWEQGMFAVAPKIATVLATPKKLKEGLEITRDFMHSKGVTFGNEPGGILVKQLQDAVNAIMSDNSMPFRWSFMADGKTLCDKYKDDNQVIEEAEKLESWYYGKTSLAKKQVKLFSDGAIYSQLMQVREPYLDKHKGEWMTDKDVFERAFRIFWDAGYQIHIHVNGDAGLDRVLNTLELNIRRNPRFDHRTVIVHFAVSQKDQVARLAKLNCIVSGNPYYTSALADNYSIFGLGPKRANSMVRMGDVERAGVSYSYHSDMPMAPADPLFLMWCGVNRITTSGRVADPNQRVSREGALKAVTIDAAYSLKMENQIGSIESGKLANFTILDDNPITCNPLEIKNIKVWGTVVEGVKQPVKINNQTNKVGYLDYYNLDSFGYAAFDHFKRIINCRKK encoded by the coding sequence ATGGTTCATAACGAAAAAGATCTAATTCCTATTAAGAACGTCATTCTTACTCTAAGTTTAATCGTAGCATTTCACTTTACTAAAGCTCAGACTTTACAGGATATAGGGGGTAATTTTCAAGCTTCTCCTTTAGTATCTATTTACACGGCAAAAGAGATTATTACTATGAATCCTGAGAAACCAAAAACACAAGCTGTTGCCGTGGTTAATGGCAAAGTGTTAGCAACGGGTACAGTTAAAGAACTTCAAGATTTAGTAGGAAACCAACCTATTAGAATTGACAACACGTTTAGCGATAAAGTTATTGTTCCTGGATTCATTGCACAACATGATCATCCTGTTCTTGCTGCGCTTACCATGGCCTCAGAAATATTATCCATTGAAGATTGGGTATTACCATCAGGCACAGTAAAGGCAGTGAAAGACAAACCCGATTTTATGAAACGCATGGAAATGGCGGATAAAAAATTATTAGATCAGGATGAGCCATTAATTTCGTGGGGTTATCATCCAAGTTTCTTTGGATCATTAACTAAGTCAGATTTAGATAAAATTAGTAAAACAAGACCAATATTGGTTTGGATGCGAAGCTGCCATGAGATTGTAATGAATACAAAGGCATTAACTCTTTATCAAGTCAATCAGGAATTTATAAAAACTTGGGGAGAAACACCGCAAAGACAATCGAACTTAAACGATGGTCGTTTTTGGGAACAAGGAATGTTTGCTGTCGCTCCTAAAATTGCTACGGTGCTTGCTACTCCAAAAAAATTGAAAGAAGGTTTAGAGATAACGCGTGATTTTATGCACTCTAAAGGTGTCACATTTGGAAATGAGCCTGGGGGAATATTAGTAAAACAGTTACAAGATGCGGTAAATGCAATTATGTCAGACAATAGTATGCCTTTTCGATGGAGTTTTATGGCAGATGGGAAAACGTTGTGTGATAAATATAAAGATGATAATCAGGTTATTGAAGAAGCAGAAAAACTAGAATCATGGTATTATGGTAAGACATCACTTGCGAAAAAGCAAGTTAAGCTTTTTTCAGATGGTGCTATTTATTCACAACTTATGCAAGTTAGAGAGCCTTATTTAGACAAGCATAAAGGTGAGTGGATGACTGATAAAGATGTTTTTGAAAGAGCTTTTAGAATTTTTTGGGATGCTGGTTATCAAATTCATATTCATGTTAACGGAGATGCTGGACTGGATAGAGTTCTAAATACATTAGAATTAAATATTCGCAGAAATCCGAGATTTGATCACAGAACTGTTATTGTACACTTTGCTGTTAGTCAAAAAGATCAAGTAGCTCGTTTAGCTAAACTAAATTGTATTGTTAGTGGAAATCCATATTATACTTCTGCCTTGGCAGATAATTACAGCATATTCGGATTAGGACCTAAAAGAGCTAATAGTATGGTTAGAATGGGTGATGTTGAAAGAGCTGGAGTTTCTTATTCATATCATAGTGATATGCCTATGGCTCCTGCAGATCCACTTTTTTTAATGTGGTGCGGGGTGAATCGAATTACAACAAGTGGAAGAGTTGCAGATCCTAACCAAAGAGTAAGTCGGGAAGGTGCTTTAAAAGCAGTGACGATTGATGCGGCCTATTCTCTTAAAATGGAAAACCAAATTGGTTCAATCGAGTCAGGAAAACTTGCAAACTTTACAATATTAGATGATAACCCAATTACTTGTAATCCTCTAGAAATTAAAAATATAAAAGTTTGGGGAACAGTTGTTGAAGGCGTTAAGCAACCAGTAAAAATTAATAATCAAACAAACAAAGTAGGTTATTTAGATTACTATAATTTAGATTCGTTTGGTTACGCAGCTTTTGATCATTTTAAAAGAATTATTAACTGCAGAAAGAAATAA
- a CDS encoding TlpA family protein disulfide reductase — translation MKKLGVVLLSIFVFTTSISAQKIKGIINNASSETKFSLRTIGDRTIKEIPIENGTFEVDNLNLKEGFYLIRKDNSTEHVYLKPNDELIISFDAQKFDETLSYAGEGSEANNYLVIKGKLEQERKKDTDKFYEGNEQDYKRKILAIEKEIKILLAKVNSESFRKEEEKNIRFGYLFDIYNYPNMMKFNFGKKVTVPESFFAALEDVNFDNAVNYLKYPYYRYLAGTKWKKDVENADSFEEMSSVIEKIRSKHIFVDVIINSFYRIADTPEKSKMHFKLIEKFVPNKEFIKQAKAEYEKVKATSNGKKAPNFKFNDRNGKPVELAKFKGKYVLIDIWATWCVPCLKQVPYLKKLEEKYHNKNIVFVGISVDDKDEYKLWKETLDKKKMGGVQLFADKSFESDFVDAFGVASIPRFILISPEGTIVESHFSKPSHKITEEKLDALLK, via the coding sequence ATGAAAAAATTAGGTGTTGTTTTGTTGTCAATTTTTGTTTTTACAACAAGTATATCAGCTCAAAAAATCAAAGGAATTATTAATAATGCAAGTAGTGAAACCAAGTTTTCACTTCGAACAATTGGAGATAGAACAATCAAAGAAATTCCTATAGAAAATGGAACTTTTGAAGTTGATAATTTAAACTTAAAAGAAGGATTTTACTTAATCCGAAAAGACAACAGTACAGAGCATGTGTATTTAAAACCAAATGATGAACTTATCATTAGTTTCGATGCTCAAAAATTTGACGAAACTTTGTCTTATGCTGGTGAAGGTTCAGAAGCAAATAATTATTTGGTAATAAAAGGGAAACTAGAGCAGGAACGTAAAAAAGATACTGATAAATTTTACGAAGGAAATGAGCAAGATTATAAAAGGAAAATTCTTGCCATTGAAAAAGAAATAAAAATCTTATTGGCTAAGGTAAATAGTGAAAGTTTCCGGAAAGAAGAAGAGAAAAATATAAGATTCGGCTACTTATTTGACATTTACAATTACCCGAATATGATGAAATTTAACTTCGGGAAGAAAGTAACAGTTCCTGAAAGTTTCTTTGCTGCACTAGAAGATGTGAACTTTGATAATGCAGTCAACTATTTAAAATATCCTTACTACAGATATTTAGCAGGAACTAAGTGGAAAAAGGATGTTGAAAACGCTGATAGCTTTGAAGAAATGAGCAGTGTAATTGAAAAAATTCGCTCGAAACATATTTTTGTTGATGTGATAATCAACTCTTTTTATCGAATAGCCGATACACCAGAGAAATCTAAAATGCATTTTAAGTTAATTGAAAAGTTTGTTCCGAATAAGGAATTTATAAAACAAGCGAAGGCAGAATATGAAAAAGTAAAGGCTACATCAAACGGTAAAAAAGCACCAAACTTCAAGTTTAATGATCGTAATGGAAAGCCTGTTGAATTAGCGAAATTCAAAGGTAAATATGTACTCATTGATATCTGGGCAACGTGGTGTGTTCCATGTTTAAAACAAGTACCTTATTTAAAAAAGTTAGAGGAAAAATATCACAATAAAAACATTGTATTTGTGGGTATTTCAGTTGATGATAAAGACGAATATAAATTGTGGAAAGAAACTTTAGACAAGAAGAAAATGGGTGGAGTTCAACTATTTGCAGACAAGTCTTTTGAGTCTGATTTTGTTGATGCATTTGGTGTCGCTTCAATTCCAAGGTTTATTTTAATTTCTCCTGAAGGCACTATTGTGGAAAGTCATTTTAGCAAACCATCACATAAAATTACTGAAGAAAAACTAGATGCCTTGTTGAAGTAA
- a CDS encoding GldL-related protein, which yields MRDKPYIYIVFLLLICAFVGRLLTFFSSNFELIETGSIIESFCLNVAYVAGWVLMLSNGTFIGTIYFKITQGLMSIVIVGALLKIMHYKLYADYLIVFGLVGILIAYSISFHKKPIKKRLDYLKLTWVILLLSSTVLIFLHVLSKDYRLVADIVFWILLLDFCTTKTNLFKKQKSYS from the coding sequence TTGAGAGATAAGCCATATATATACATAGTATTTTTACTTCTCATTTGTGCTTTTGTTGGTAGATTACTAACTTTTTTTAGTTCAAATTTCGAGTTAATTGAAACAGGTAGTATCATAGAAAGTTTCTGCTTAAATGTTGCTTATGTAGCAGGTTGGGTATTGATGTTATCAAATGGAACTTTTATTGGAACTATATACTTTAAAATTACTCAGGGATTAATGTCAATCGTTATTGTTGGAGCACTTTTAAAAATTATGCATTATAAATTATATGCTGATTATTTAATTGTTTTTGGTTTGGTGGGAATTTTAATTGCATATAGTATAAGTTTCCATAAAAAACCGATTAAAAAGAGATTAGACTATTTAAAACTTACTTGGGTAATTTTATTACTAAGTAGCACAGTTTTAATTTTTCTACACGTTTTATCCAAGGATTATCGACTGGTGGCAGATATTGTTTTTTGGATATTATTGTTAGACTTTTGTACCACGAAAACTAACCTTTTCAAAAAGCAAAAGTCTTATTCATAA
- a CDS encoding TlpA family protein disulfide reductase — translation MKRILTIVFIGLTSVIYGQRLSFNITNDSIKKEFYLTKITNEIVETITIESFNFNVDINLDEGYYFLKKEDEKTLLYLKRNDEFTISFDGENFLKSLTFSGKRGAGRNTYLHSKNIELLDQDGNLNTFYKRNFYEGNENKYVRRLDQYYKGFYGTIFGSGFEESFINEESKNLQYGYYLDILKFEKAKKYYDFKDSIQISKAYLAPLRSVLFDNQLFSDRYQSYNDLAVLKWQIDIEKTNNYSVMKGIIASIRTEAIQKALLVRLYETMAKDDPNRMRAYLDLIKAYSKDNQLIARSKAKLSVIAQEEAEKNLSRFSYLNTNGEEVKLADFKGNYIFLYLWATFCKDCVNEFKNIEKLRDNFEDKNIVFVGVSVDKKEDFDKWSGLVNESGIKTSAMQLFFDDARSKLIKAYEISSIPALVLLSLKGEKMKIDIKEIDSKKTQRSLRKLFDKLE, via the coding sequence ATGAAACGAATACTCACAATAGTTTTTATAGGTTTAACAAGTGTAATATATGGACAACGATTGTCTTTTAATATTACCAACGATTCTATTAAAAAAGAATTTTACCTAACGAAAATTACCAATGAAATTGTAGAAACAATTACCATTGAATCGTTCAATTTTAATGTGGATATTAACCTTGATGAAGGCTATTACTTTCTGAAAAAAGAAGACGAAAAAACATTATTATATTTGAAAAGGAACGACGAGTTTACGATTTCTTTCGATGGAGAAAACTTTTTAAAGTCACTTACTTTTTCTGGGAAACGAGGTGCAGGAAGAAACACATATTTGCACAGTAAAAATATAGAATTGTTAGATCAAGATGGAAATTTGAATACCTTTTACAAGAGAAATTTTTATGAAGGAAATGAGAATAAATACGTACGTCGTCTAGATCAATATTACAAAGGTTTTTACGGAACAATTTTCGGGAGTGGATTTGAGGAGAGTTTTATAAATGAGGAATCTAAAAATTTGCAATATGGCTATTACTTGGACATTTTAAAGTTTGAAAAAGCCAAAAAGTACTATGATTTTAAAGACAGTATTCAGATTTCAAAAGCGTATTTAGCACCTCTAAGAAGTGTTCTTTTTGATAACCAATTGTTTTCTGATCGTTACCAATCGTACAACGATCTTGCAGTTTTGAAATGGCAAATAGATATAGAAAAAACTAATAATTATTCGGTAATGAAAGGAATCATTGCTTCTATTAGAACCGAAGCAATTCAGAAAGCGTTATTGGTGCGTTTGTATGAAACAATGGCGAAAGATGACCCAAATAGAATGCGTGCTTATTTGGATTTAATCAAAGCCTACTCAAAAGACAACCAATTAATTGCAAGATCGAAAGCAAAACTTTCAGTTATTGCACAAGAAGAAGCGGAAAAAAATCTTTCTAGATTTTCATATTTAAACACCAACGGAGAAGAGGTAAAATTAGCTGATTTTAAAGGTAATTACATTTTTCTATATCTATGGGCAACTTTTTGTAAAGATTGCGTAAACGAGTTTAAAAACATCGAAAAACTTAGAGATAATTTTGAAGATAAAAACATAGTATTTGTTGGTGTTTCTGTAGATAAAAAAGAAGACTTCGATAAATGGTCTGGTTTGGTAAATGAATCAGGAATTAAAACAAGTGCTATGCAATTGTTTTTTGATGATGCAAGATCAAAACTTATCAAAGCTTATGAAATTTCTTCTATTCCAGCCTTAGTACTATTATCTCTAAAAGGAGAAAAAATGAAAATTGATATCAAAGAAATCGATTCAAAGAAGACACAACGTTCTCTAAGAAAACTGTTTGATAAATTGGAGTAA
- a CDS encoding DMT family transporter, which translates to MQNNYLEKLLGLIVATFFISTSGVLGRYISMPSEVIIFFRATFAMIILFVFLKYKRVDFKLKSSKHKLPFLVAGVFMGVHWVTYFYALKLSNVAIGMLSLYTFPVMTAFLEPVFLKVKFNPIYIVLGILVLLGLYILSPDFTFESTTVQGILFGLVSALCYSIRILILKQYVHQYNGVLLMFYQTIIISICLFPTLFFMDTSEFQSQLPYLLLLAFLTTAIGHSLMVYSLQFFTASTTSIISSIQPIFGIILAFIFLSEIPTVNTFLGGGLILATVLIESIRSKRSKK; encoded by the coding sequence TTGCAAAACAATTATTTAGAAAAACTTCTAGGTTTAATCGTAGCAACATTTTTCATCAGTACTTCTGGTGTATTAGGAAGATACATTAGTATGCCTTCTGAAGTTATTATTTTTTTCAGAGCAACTTTTGCGATGATCATTTTGTTTGTGTTTTTAAAATACAAACGTGTCGATTTTAAATTGAAATCTAGTAAACATAAACTTCCGTTTTTAGTTGCAGGAGTATTTATGGGAGTTCATTGGGTAACTTATTTTTATGCATTAAAACTCTCGAACGTTGCAATTGGAATGTTATCGTTATATACATTTCCAGTGATGACCGCCTTTTTAGAACCTGTTTTTTTAAAGGTAAAATTCAATCCGATTTACATTGTTTTGGGAATTTTAGTGTTATTAGGATTGTATATTTTATCACCGGATTTCACATTCGAAAGCACTACGGTTCAAGGAATCTTATTCGGATTAGTTTCAGCCCTGTGTTATTCGATCCGAATTTTAATTTTAAAGCAATATGTGCACCAATACAATGGTGTATTACTCATGTTTTATCAAACGATTATTATAAGTATTTGCTTGTTCCCTACTCTATTTTTCATGGATACTTCAGAGTTTCAAAGTCAACTACCATACTTACTTTTGTTAGCATTTTTAACCACAGCAATTGGTCATAGTTTAATGGTCTATTCTTTACAGTTTTTTACGGCATCAACTACCAGCATTATCAGCAGTATTCAACCTATTTTTGGAATAATTTTGGCCTTCATTTTTTTGAGTGAAATACCCACTGTAAATACGTTTTTGGGAGGAGGTTTAATACTAGCAACTGTA